GCCTCGGCGCGCTCGACGAGTTCTTCCTTCTTCTTTCGCGCCGCCGCGCGGGCACGATCGAGATCCGCAAAGTGCGAACCGCGGCGCCTATTAAAGGAATCGCGGGCGCGAGAGTAGCGCTTCCACAGGCCGTCATCGGTCTTCTTATCGATACCCTTAATCTGCTTCCACTCTTCCAAAATGGCGCGGATGCGGTCGCCGGCGGCCTTCCATTCCGTAGAGTTTTCGGCAATCTCTTCGGCCTCGGCGGCGAGCTTTTCCTTCGCCGCAATCGCGTCCTGACGGCGCTTTTCCCGCTCCGCCTGCGCCTGCTCACCGGCCACAACGGAGTGATCAATAACCGCAGCGAGGCGGCGATCCAGCGCCGCGATATCGCCAATGACCGCAGCGGTAGGCAGGGTCTCGCGGAGTTCGGCGGCGGTTTGCTTGATTCCTGCGGCCTCGCCTGGGTTGGCGCGCAGGCGAGCCTCTAGGAGCTCGATCTCGGTGGCTAGGTCATCATACCGGGCGCCGAAGTGCTCGAGGCCCTCCTGCGCAGAGCCTGCCTGCCATTCTCCAATCTTGCGCTCGCCCTCGGGGGCGGAAACGAAGACGGACCCATCGGCATCGACGCGCCCCCACTTGGCCGGATCGTTCTTGCTCGGTGATTGCACGGGCACGGGCTTGGCTGTGGGGCGGGGGCCCTTCTTGGGCATGGAACCTGGGGTAGGGGTGGGAGACATGGAAAGCCCTCCTAGACATATATCGCCGCGCGTCACGGCTGCCGGATGAAATCACTGGTTACATTACCGCGAAAAATCGCCGTGTGCCTAGAATCTATTTAATTACCTCCTCTTGGGTAGATAGTATGGAGGAATAATGTTCAATCTCATGGTTATGGCCGCCTCGCCGGCGCTGGCAGTCGAGCTAGCCCCCAACGATGCCGCCTCGCGGGCGCTGCTGGCAGCGGCGCGCACGCTGGCGGTCGAAGCCGCMGCCGCCGGCATTGGCGAAGCAGAAATTATCGGATCCCGCTCCTCGCGGTGGCATACCCGCCACGCGGGAAGCCTACGCGCCTGGGGAGCCGACCAGGTGCACGTGGGCGCCGGAAACTACCTGCCAGAAATCATGGCCCGCTACGTCCTTTCCACGGTCCCACAGATAACGGTGCGCGATAGCCGCAACCGCCTGGGCACGCCAGACCCAAAGGTCCTTAGCATCGTGGTCGCAGACGGCAGCGCGGGGCTTACCGAGAGAGCACCGCTGGCCCTTATCCCCGGCGCGCAGGAGGCGCACCGGTGGTGCGAGGAGGTGTTGATGGGGGCATCGGCAAGCAGCGAGGCCGAATGGCTGAAGCAACGCGGCGTGGAAGAGCCAGCGCTCTGGCTCGAGCTTGCCGCCTGCACGCCCAAGCGCGCGCAGGTCCGGGCGACGGACGCCACCCTCGGGGTAGGCCGCTACGTGGCAGGTTGGGAGGTAACATGCGCCCCATCGCAGTAGTTGGCCCCACCGCGTCCGGCAAATCCGCGCTCGGGCTGGCCCTTGCCCATGAACTGGGTGGGGAAGTGGTCAATGTCGATTCCATGCAGTTATACCGCGGCATGGATATCGGGACCGCGAAGCTTTCCCCCGCAGAGCGCGAAGGCATCCCGCATCACCAACTCGATGTCTGGGACGTGACGGAGACTGCTTCCGTGGCGCGCTATCAGCAGGCGGCCTTGCGCGATATCGAGGACATCATGTCCCGCGACAAGACGCCCATCCTCGTCGGCGGATCCATGCTCTATGCCCAGGCGTTGGTGGATGACTGGCAATTCCCGCCCMCCGAYCCGCRGGKGCGGGCCAAAWACGRGGCCCGCCGCGCCGATATCGGAACGGATGCACYCCACGCCGAGCTCGCACGCGTCGAYCCGGCCGCCGCCGCCATCATCGAGGAMAAAGMCCCCCGCCGCACCGTCCGGGCGCTCGAGGTCATCGAGCTGACCGGCAAGTCCTTTAAGGCCAGCCAGCCGCCGAAGAACGGCCCGCCCCGGTGGGGGACGAAGCTGCTGGGGCTGCGGACTGATAGCGAGTGGTTGAACCCGCGCATCGAAAAGCGCACGCACCTCATGTTTGAGCAAGGCCTCGTCGAGGAAGTCGAGCGCCTGCAGGATAAGGGGCTTGTGGCCGATTCCACCGCGGGTCGCGCCATTGGCTATGCGCAGGTTCTACAAGCCCAGCGCGGCGAGCTGACCTGGGAGAATGTCGTGGAGCGCACGATTACTGGCMCCCGCCGGTACGTGCGCCGCCAGCGTTCCTGGTTTAACCGCGATAAGCGCATTACCTGGCTCGATGCCGAGGGCGATACTATGGCTCAGGCTTTGTATGCGCTTCGGCGCTAGGGTAGAAGGCATGAAATTTGCCAAAGGCCATGGAACCGAAAATGACTTCGTCATCGTAGAAGACTTCGACGCCGAGGCGCCGCTCTCACCGGAGCGCGTAGCGGCGCTGTGTGACCGCCGGGCGGGAATCGGCGGCGATGGCCTGTTGCGCGTAGTGCGCGCCGGCGCCCTCGTGGACGCAGGAGAGCTGGCGGCACTTCCGGACGGGGTGGATTCCGCCGACTGGTTTATGGATTACCGCAACGCCGATGGGTCCGTGGCGGAAATGTGCGGCAATGGCACCCGCGTCTTTGCCCACTGGCTGCGTTCGCACGACTTGGTGGGCGAGGACGCATTCACCATCGGTACCCGGGCGGGCGCCAAGCAGGTGACGGTGCATTCCTGTGACGCTACCGACGCGAGCGTCACCGTGGAGATGGGCCCCGCGCGCGTGACCGGGGTATCTACCGCGTCCGTGGGCGGTGAGTCCTACGCCGGCCTCGGGGTGGATATGGGCAACCCGCACCTCGCGGCCGTCATTCCGGGCTTGGAGCCAGCAGCTTTGGCCGCCAAGGACCTAACGGCGCCGGTCTACGATGAGTCCTTCTTCCCGGGCGGGGTGAATTTTGAGCTGGTCACCCCGCTGCGCGAGGGGCACGTGCATATGCGCGTCTTTGAGCGCGGGGTTGGGGAGACGCAGTCGTGCGGTACGGGCACGGTCGCGGCAGCTACCGCCGCGCTTGCCGATGCCGCCCAAGCCCTCGGCACCGTCCACGTCCACGTTCCTGGCGGCGAGGTCACCGTTGAGGTCTATGAGAACGGCACGCGCTTGACGGGACCGTCCGCCATCGTCGCGACGGGCGAAACGAGCCTGTAAAAGCCTTAGTCTTCGTCGTCGAACTGCCGGGTGCGGTAATCCGGGCCGAGCCGGAAGGCCGCGCGGCGGGCCGCCAACCACGATTCTTTCAGCTCGCGGGCGCGCTCATCGGTGACGCGGAGGAGGGCTTCCAAGTCCTGTGTGCGCATGCCGTGGGAGTGGATGCGGATATTGAGCCGGCGGAGAAAGCGGCGTGCCCCAGCCAATTCGTAGTGGAACGCATCGATGGCGGGGTGGGAACAGTCGAGGTCCAGCAGTGCAGGCCGGTACAGCGTGCGATCCGCCAGCGG
This is a stretch of genomic DNA from Corynebacterium accolens. It encodes these proteins:
- a CDS encoding DUF349 domain-containing protein, which translates into the protein MSPTPTPGSMPKKGPRPTAKPVPVQSPSKNDPAKWGRVDADGSVFVSAPEGERKIGEWQAGSAQEGLEHFGARYDDLATEIELLEARLRANPGEAAGIKQTAAELRETLPTAAVIGDIAALDRRLAAVIDHSVVAGEQAQAEREKRRQDAIAAKEKLAAEAEEIAENSTEWKAAGDRIRAILEEWKQIKGIDKKTDDGLWKRYSRARDSFNRRRGSHFADLDRARAAARKKKEELVERAEAIQDSTDWGPTARAYRDLMAEWKAAGRAPREVDDQLWAKFRAAQDRFFDARNAVNDERDREFAENAKAKDALLAEYDSQIDPSQSMDKAKAKLRELQEKWEEIGFVPRNQVREYESKIEQLEKRVTQAEESEWRRTDPEAQARVAQFQAKVEDFKAQSAAAEAKGKEKKAAELRAQAEQWQEFADAAANAVNDK
- the miaA gene encoding tRNA (adenosine(37)-N6)-dimethylallyltransferase MiaA — translated: MRPIAVVGPTASGKSALGLALAHELGGEVVNVDSMQLYRGMDIGTAKLSPAEREGIPHHQLDVWDVTETASVARYQQAALRDIEDIMSRDKTPILVGGSMLYAQALVDDWQFPPXDPXXRAKXXARRADIGTDAXHAELARVDPAAAAIIEXKXPRRTVRALEVIELTGKSFKASQPPKNGPPRWGTKLLGLRTDSEWLNPRIEKRTHLMFEQGLVEEVERLQDKGLVADSTAGRAIGYAQVLQAQRGELTWENVVERTITGXRRYVRRQRSWFNRDKRITWLDAEGDTMAQALYALRR
- the dapF gene encoding diaminopimelate epimerase, whose translation is MKFAKGHGTENDFVIVEDFDAEAPLSPERVAALCDRRAGIGGDGLLRVVRAGALVDAGELAALPDGVDSADWFMDYRNADGSVAEMCGNGTRVFAHWLRSHDLVGEDAFTIGTRAGAKQVTVHSCDATDASVTVEMGPARVTGVSTASVGGESYAGLGVDMGNPHLAAVIPGLEPAALAAKDLTAPVYDESFFPGGVNFELVTPLREGHVHMRVFERGVGETQSCGTGTVAAATAALADAAQALGTVHVHVPGGEVTVEVYENGTRLTGPSAIVATGETSL